One window of Trifolium pratense cultivar HEN17-A07 linkage group LG5, ARS_RC_1.1, whole genome shotgun sequence genomic DNA carries:
- the LOC123884979 gene encoding auxin-responsive protein SAUR78-like: protein MAKLGKLTKLKSAIKRWPSLTKLSRNNSSVSATCKNQEQEHDLHAVYVGKSRRRYLVNSEVIQHPVFQELVDKSCCSGSGGSGGCDDGVVVVTCEVVLFEHLLWMLESAESETAQLGSMDELVEFYNCAC, encoded by the coding sequence ATGGCCAAACTTGGAAAATTAACAAAACTAAAATCAGCTATTAAAAGATGGCCATCATTAACCAAACTCAGTCGCAACAACAGCTCTGTCTCTGCCACCTGCAAGAACCAGGAACAAGAACATGACCTTCATGCTGTTTATGTTGGAAAATCGCGTCGGCGTTACCTTGTAAACTCTGAAGTTATTCAACATCCTGTTTTTCAGGAGCTAGTGGACAAGTCTTGTTGTAGTGGTAGTGGTGGTAGTGGTGGTTGTGATgatggtgttgttgttgttacttGTGAGGTTGTTTTGTTTGAACATTTGTTGTGGATGCTTGAAAGTGCTGAAAGTGAAACTGCACAATTGGGGTCAATGGATGAGTTGGTTGAGTTCTACAATTGTGCATGTTGA
- the LOC123886715 gene encoding uncharacterized protein LOC123886715 yields the protein MNKSSTGWCFRNARGHFVMVETTLLYGNCSIVEGESLALFQAMKALTQSGISNVIFETDFKSVVDAITHFRGGSSEFSSLISHITNILSCNPNFTVKFIKRQANMIAHILARTAVSWPRRYTFESLLLCITTLLNNEMI from the coding sequence ATGAATAAATCAAGCACAGGTTGGTGTTTCCGCAATGCTAGGGGTCATTTTGTGATGGTGGAGACTACATTGTTATATGGGAATTGCTCTATTGTGGAAGGTGAATCCTTAGCCTTATTTCAAGCTATGAAAGCATTGACACAAAGTGGTATATCCAATGTTATCTTTGAGACGGATTTTAAAAGTGTGGTGGATGCAATTACTCATTTTCGTGGTGGTAGTTCCGAGTTTAGTTCTCTTATTAGCCATATTACTAATATCTTGTCTTGTAATCCAAACTTTACGGTTAAGTTTATTAAGCGACAAGCGAATATGATAGCCCATATACTTGCTAGGACGGCCGTTTCTTGGCCTCGTCGCTATACCTTTGAGTCATTACTGCTTTGTATTACTACAttattgaataatgaaatgatataa